A region from the Campylobacter subantarcticus LMG 24377 genome encodes:
- the prfA gene encoding peptide chain release factor 1, giving the protein MLADKLKPFLARFDELNTLLSDVNISNDISKMTTLSKEQKNLEPIVEKAKEYLKTLDNIEENKLLLSDPELGELAKEELKNLEVLKPQLEEKLKILLLPKDPNDDKNIFLEIRAGTGGDEASLFVGDLVKAYIRYAENRDYKYEIVSSSEGSVGGFKEIIILIKGNGAYSRLKYESGTHRVQRVPQTESQGRVHTSAITVAIMPEVDDIEIQINPNDLKIDVMRSSGHGGQSVNTTDSAVRITHIPTGIVVVNQDGKSQHKNKESAMKILKARLFEMQEQERLAKESQARKSQVGSGDRSERIRTYNFPQNRISDHRINLTLYRLDAILEGGLFDEIIEPLIAYYQAEALKQENL; this is encoded by the coding sequence ATGCTAGCTGATAAACTCAAACCTTTTTTAGCACGCTTTGATGAGTTAAATACTCTTCTTAGCGATGTTAATATCTCTAATGATATTTCTAAAATGACAACTCTATCTAAAGAACAAAAAAATTTAGAACCTATAGTAGAAAAAGCCAAAGAATACCTTAAAACTTTAGATAATATAGAAGAGAATAAACTTCTTTTATCTGATCCTGAGCTAGGGGAACTTGCAAAAGAAGAACTTAAAAATTTAGAAGTTTTAAAACCACAGCTTGAAGAAAAATTAAAAATTCTTTTATTACCTAAAGATCCAAACGATGATAAAAATATCTTTTTAGAAATTCGTGCAGGAACAGGTGGTGATGAAGCTTCTTTGTTCGTTGGAGACTTAGTAAAAGCATATATACGCTATGCTGAAAATCGTGATTATAAATACGAAATCGTAAGCTCAAGTGAAGGTAGTGTAGGGGGATTTAAAGAAATTATCATTCTTATCAAAGGAAATGGAGCTTATTCAAGGCTAAAATACGAAAGTGGCACGCATAGAGTTCAAAGAGTGCCTCAAACAGAATCTCAAGGTAGAGTTCATACTTCAGCTATTACAGTGGCTATTATGCCAGAAGTTGATGATATTGAAATTCAAATCAATCCAAATGATTTAAAAATCGATGTAATGCGTAGTAGTGGCCATGGTGGACAAAGTGTAAATACCACAGATAGTGCTGTAAGAATTACTCATATTCCAACAGGTATAGTTGTAGTAAATCAAGATGGCAAAAGCCAGCATAAAAATAAAGAAAGTGCCATGAAAATCTTAAAAGCAAGACTTTTTGAAATGCAAGAGCAAGAACGCTTAGCTAAAGAAAGTCAGGCAAGAAAATCACAAGTTGGAAGCGGCGATAGAAGCGAGCGCATACGCACTTATAATTTTCCACAAAATAGAATTAGTGATCATAGAATAAATCTTACTTTATATAGGCTTGATGCGATTTTAGAAGGTGGCCTTTTTGATGAAATCATCGAGCCATTAATCGCTTATTATCAAGCAGAGGCTTTAAAACAAGAAAATTTATAA
- the rpsT gene encoding 30S ribosomal protein S20 produces MANHKSAEKRARQTIKRTERNRFYRTRLKNITKAVREAATNNDKEAAQNALKVANKSIHAMVSRGFLKKQTASRRVSRLALLVNKIA; encoded by the coding sequence ATGGCAAACCATAAATCTGCTGAAAAAAGAGCAAGACAAACTATAAAAAGAACTGAAAGAAATAGATTTTATAGAACAAGATTAAAAAATATAACAAAAGCAGTTCGCGAAGCAGCAACAAACAATGACAAAGAAGCTGCACAAAATGCACTAAAAGTAGCTAATAAAAGCATTCACGCTATGGTAAGCCGTGGATTTTTGAAAAAACAAACTGCATCACGCCGTGTGAGTAGATTAGCATTATTGGTAAATAAAATAGCTTAA
- a CDS encoding pseudouridine synthase — MRINKFISHNSKYSRREADELIKQGLVKINKKTALLSDSVNPEDKVFINGKKLHKKTQFSVIIYHKQKGEIVSKKDDRGRKTIYHTLPKQFSTWLSIGRLDFASEGLLLLTDSPVIADALMHSDLEREYYLKVKGNIDKNVIEAMQNGLEIQNEKKGAHTKTKITSMSFAPFLGFEIFGSSGGYTKLKVIINEGKNRELRRFFGHFDLEVMDLKRVAFGALDLGMLKAGKYRYLENGEYEKLRDFLKTNNIRY, encoded by the coding sequence ATGAGAATTAATAAATTCATCTCACATAATAGTAAATACTCTCGCCGTGAGGCTGATGAGTTAATCAAGCAAGGCTTAGTAAAAATCAATAAAAAAACAGCCTTGCTCAGTGATAGCGTAAATCCTGAAGATAAAGTTTTTATCAATGGCAAAAAACTCCATAAAAAAACACAATTTTCAGTCATCATTTATCACAAACAAAAAGGTGAAATAGTTAGCAAAAAAGATGATAGAGGTAGAAAAACCATCTATCATACCCTGCCAAAACAATTTAGCACTTGGCTTAGTATTGGTAGACTTGATTTTGCAAGTGAGGGTTTGCTTTTACTAACTGATTCTCCTGTGATAGCAGATGCGCTTATGCATAGTGATTTAGAAAGAGAGTATTATTTAAAAGTAAAAGGCAATATAGATAAAAATGTCATTGAAGCTATGCAAAATGGTTTAGAAATTCAAAATGAAAAAAAAGGAGCTCACACTAAAACCAAAATAACCTCAATGAGTTTTGCTCCATTTTTAGGCTTTGAAATTTTTGGCTCAAGCGGAGGCTATACGAAACTAAAAGTAATCATTAATGAAGGTAAAAATAGAGAATTAAGACGTTTTTTTGGACATTTTGACTTAGAAGTGATGGATCTTAAAAGAGTGGCATTTGGAGCGTTAGATCTTGGTATGTTAAAAGCTGGAAAATATCGCTATTTAGAAAATGGTGAGTATGAAAAACTACGCGATTTTTTAAAGACAAATAATATTAGGTATTAA